The stretch of DNA TAAATAATTCTTTTAGAAAATTCATAAAGAAAATTGAAAGTAACTCAGGCAAATAAGATATATTCAATTAAAGCATCAGGAATGAATAGTCCTTGGTTTTCTGGCCTTTTTTGTATTTTTGAGCCACGAATTACATGAATTATTTAGCCCACTTCTCATTCATGTAAATCAACACCCTATAACTCCTACACAATCTCCGGTACACCACCCTGTATCACAGTAAAACTGTCTAATATCAATAAGCTCTCCTGTAGCCCTACTATAAATCCCACAGCAATCGGCCCCACTCATAACTTGTGCATGAGATTTTTTTGAAAGGAAAAAGGAAAAAGTTAAAAAGAAAACAGCGAAGGAGGAAATAATTAACCTCTTAGCTTTTTTCAGATAAAATACATTCTCAAAATTTGTCATGATAAAAGCGTTTTAAAATGTGAATAAATATATTCATCTCCAATAAGATTAAAATAAATCTGTGCACTATGGGATAAAAAATCAAGCAAAAAAAGCCCTTAAATTAACAGTACTACACTAGCTAGGTCGGTAGCTAAAAAGTAAAATAGCAGTCAAACTGGGTAATTTACCTGGAAAGCAATCAGAAAGGATCATCATTCCAGAGAACGCTTTGCAATAATAATAATAATACCAAACAAGTTATTGTTTAAAAAATTAACATAAAAATATTTTTTAATTACAAAGCCAAGAAAAACCTTATTTTTATGACCTAAGTCAATACCATTATGCCTACGCGCGCGCCCTTTAGTACCCTGATGCTCTTTGCAGTACTCTCCGTAGTCGGATGGGGCTTGTTGCCTTTGCTGAACGTGCAGTATATCCCTAGCCCACCGGGAGGCCAATTGCGGGTGAGCTACCAATGGGCGGGCGCTACCCCAGCCTTGATCGAAAGCCAGGTGACCAGCCCGCTGGAAGGGGCCTTTGCCCTGGTAGATGGCGTGAAGCGAATTTATTCGGTATCCGGACATGGGCAGGGTTATATCCAGTTGGATTTGGCGGAGGAAGCCGCCTTGGATTATTTGCGCTTTGAGATTGCTTCGAAAATCAGGCAGTTGTACCCCAGCTTTCCAAAGGAGGTCCCCTTTCCGCAACTAAGTTTGCAACGCGGAGAAGAGAAACAGGAAGATCGACCGATCCTGGTTTATGCCCTCAGTGGTGACGAGCAAGCCTCGGAACTGTACCGGTATGCGGCTGAGGTTATTTTACCGCAACTGGCCCTGGAATCGGGCTTGCAACAAATGACCGTCAGCGGGGGCAATCGACTCAACTGGCGGATTGGCCTGGACGAAGCCAAAATGAGGGCCCTTCAAGTTTCTCCTGCACAAATTGCGGAGGCATTGCGTTCTCATTTCCTGGCTACACCAATGGGACAATCGACCATTGGCACGCATACGACTTTTATTCAATTACAGACGCCAAGCGCCTCAGCGCTTCAAGCTAAAGATCTCCTCGATATTCCCATACAATTCCAGAAGGGGCGATTGATTCGACTGGGGGAACTTGGGACTGCCCAACTGGTGGAAGAAAGGGCGTACCAATATTATCGGATCAATGGGCAAAACAGCATTCGGATCCTTTTTTATCCCAATGCACAGGTCAATACCATCCGATTAGCGGCTGCGGTACGAGAAAAAGTAAAGGCCCTGACAGAAAACTTGCCTCCCAGCTATCAACTGCACCTAGAGGACGACGCTACCACTTATTTGTCAACCGAACTAGAAAAGATCAAAAGAAGAACCTTATTGTCACTGGGCATTCTATTGCTTTTCACACTGATAGTGTATCGATCCTGGTCTTATCTATTTCTTATTGCTTGCAGCCTAGTGGCTAACCTGGGCATCGCCTTTATTGCCTATTACTTCTTTCAGGTGGAACTGCACTTGTATGCGCTGGCGGGCATTACCGTTTCCTTTGGTATCATCATAGATAATACGATTGTAATGGCTCATCACCTGAGCACCCAAGCCAATCGGAAAGTTTTCTCAGCTTTGCTAGCGGCTACGTTAACGAGCATGTCTGCGCTGGTGATTATTTTCTACCTACCAGAACAATGGCAACTCAATTTGCTCGATTTCGCTAAAGTAATGATGATCAATCTGGCTGTTTCTTTGGCTATTGCATGGTGGTTTATTCCAGCCTTAATGGCTTATTTCCAAACATCTCAAAAAGAAAAGGCAATCCGATTTGCTGCACAAAGGCGAGGGGCTTGGATCTGGCGTACTTATCACAGAGGATTAAGCTTTTTATTGCGCTTTCGCAAAAGCATGGTGGTGGCCACCATTTTGGCATTTGGTCTGCCCGTTTTTATGTTACCCAATAAGGTTGAGGGATGGCATTGGTATAATCAATACCTAGGCAACGATTGGTATGTAGAGGAAATCAAACCCATTGTCAATAGATTGTTGGGAGGGACGTTGCGACTGTTCTCCTGGTATGTGTATGAAGGTTCGTCCTACCGGCAGGCAACGGAGACGGTTTTGTATATTCAGGGGAGTATGCCACAGGGGACGACCATTGAGCAAATGAATGCGGTCTTTCACCAAATCGACCAATACTTGGGGCAATATCCGAATGAGATAAAACAGTACACAACACAAGTGAGCAGTGGCCAATTTGGTCAGACGGCTATTTACTTTCAGCCTGCTCATGCTTTTCATTTTCCCCATTTGCTAAAAAGTCGACTTTTGGCCTATTCTCTAAACTTAGGTGGAGTAGCCTGGCATATTTATGGTGTAGGGCAAGGCTTCTCCAATGCCAATTCGGGCTCAGCTCCTAGCTTTCGAACGGCTATGTATGGTTATAATAAAGAGGAGTTGGCGCGCCAAGCCCAGCGATTTGCGGATCAACTGCTGCTCCATCCGCGCATTCAGGAAGTTAATACAGAAGCCAATATCAATTGGTGGGAGAAAAAGTTGTACCAATACGATCTTCAATGGCAGAACGAAACCATGGCTGCCCTACAGCTTAGGCCCCAGCAATTAGTCAACTTCTTGCAGGGCTATAACCAACATCCAAAAACCATCCTCAGCCTCCCTTCCGGCCAAACCATCCAATGGGCGTATTTGGATGCATCGGACAAAAATCTTTGGAACCTTCAGCACAGCACACAGCCCTTGGATAGCGCTATGATTCGCTTTGCGGACTTGGCCCAATTGGAAAAAAAGCAAATGAGTAATGCCCTTCATAAGGAAAACCAACAATACATTCGGCAGGTAGCATTTGACTATACGGGTAGCGCCCGATTTGGCAGCCTATACCTCGATGAGGTTATTGACCAGATGCGCAAAGAAATGCCATTGGGCTATGCTATAAAACGCCAAAGCCATTCCTTTTACCAGCAGGAACAACAAAAACTATACGGACTCCTGCCGCTTGTCATCGGGCTCATCTTTTTTATCTGTGCAATTCACTTTGAATCTCTTCGGCAAGCCTGGAATATCATTTTGCTCATCCCGATTTCTTTTATTGGCATTTTTATGACCTTTTACTGGTTCGATTTTCCTTTTGACCAGGGTGGCTATACTGCTTTTATTTTATTAAGTGGGTTGGTGGTAAATAGCCTTATTTTAATTTTAAGCGATTACAACCGGCTTCGGCAGCAATTTTCCAAACGGACTGCTTTAGGCCTTTACCTCAAAGCCTTTAGGCAAAAAATAACGCCTATTCTCTTATCCATCTTATCGACGGGTTTGGGGCTCATCCCTTTTCTGTTAGATGGTGAGCAAGAGGTGTTTTGGTTTGCCCTCGCAGTGGGTACGATTGGGGGATTAGTGTTCTCCGTATTTGTTTTATTATTTATTACGCCTGTATTTTATGTCCGTCTCTGACCGTTTTTGCGCGCGAGACATCAGAAGTCTAGCTAGGCACCCCTTCGGTAAACTTCTGATGTCTGAGGCTCTGCATTTTGCCTCCACTCACCCAGCTTTCGCTATCTCAATATCCCCCTTTACCCATTCCGTAATCTGTATCCAATCGACATACCCTACGCGATTAGTCCATAAAGGGTTAATATTTTGAGTCATGGCGGCGGCGGTGTATTTTTCCCAGTAAGAGAGGGCTTGGGTAAGTTCGGTTAGCGCCTGGTCCTGGTAGGTTTGGTCTTGGGTTTTGCGGTAGAGGGCCAGTTGGGTAGCACCGGCAATTTTGTGGGCATAGTATTTTCCGAGGTAGGCCATGGTGCGGATATCTTGTAAGGTCGCTTGTAATGCTTTGTTTTCTCCAGCAGCCAAGGTTTCCAGGTTCAACAGGGCCTTATCGGCGGTGGCGTGGAGCTGAGTGGCGACGGCAAGCGGGCTGCTCAATTCGCTGCTGCCATTGCTGGTGGTCATCGCTACAAAGTCAGGGATGGATTGAAAACCGGACTTGGGATGGGGCGGCAGGGAGATGAAACGATTCACATCGTGAAAACCCGTTTCGTTTTGGGCATAAGCTGGTCGGCTTTTACAAGCCTCAATGTACCACTGAAAGTCGAGGGGCCCCCAGTGAAACCCCGTTGTTATGGGGTAAATCATGGAGGCATCCTGCCAAGCTGCAAATAGTTTTTCTGCCGCCACGCCGGGGTAATGATCTTGCAGGATTTGGATAAAGCGTTCATTGGATAATTGAGGGTTATAGCCCAGGCGGCCCCAAAGCATCCAATGGTACCAATGTTTTACAATTTCAAGTTGTCGAGGAGTCTCAGGGTCTTTCATTAAAAACTCACGGCCCCACACCCATTGATCTGATCCATAATATATACCTCGCGATACCTCATGGGGAATATTGCTGATAAATTCGCGGACAAAATCCGGGGCGCCCCAACGAAAATGATACACATCGTCATTGCGCAAGGTCCAGATCGTTTTCATGCCTTTAATATCTTCCACAAACTTTTGATGGAAATGCTGTTGGGTCGCACTAAACACATGGGCCGCAGCGTATTTAAAGCTGAATAAAAATTCAATATTATCTCGATCCCGTAGCGGCTTGAATTTTTCCGCAATAGCCAAAGCACCCGCCTGGTGTTGGCGGTGGATAAAAGTAAAATGGCGGTCGGGCATTTCCTCGGCGGCATCCAGCACTCCTTGGGCATAGGTTTCAAAGGCCCAATCTTCTTTTTCTTCAAACCCCGCATCACCCATGTTTTCACCAGTGGTTAATCCAATCCCTGCCAGATCTGGATAGGTGACAAACATTTGTTTGACGCTCTTGCGGAAATAGTCGCGGGTGATCGGGTTATCAATGGCGTCGGTAATGCCGTATTGGCCAGCCGTACCATTGACAAAAATATTCCAGGTCACCACATAAAAATCGACATTGTGGTCTTTGCCGTATTTCATGACTTTTTGCCAAAAGGCCATCTTTTCTTCTATAGACATTTGCTTGACCGTTTGGGGGTTTGCCAGGATATCCGGTGCATCCAGGCCCGTGCCATGTAGGTGATAATATTCTTGCCAATCCACGGTAGATCGCTGAACATCCTGCAATGCTATATCGGGATAATCGGGCACTTTTACCATCGACGGAAAAGGATGCAGACTCCAAAGTGAGATAAAGTTATAACGATAACGCGCCAGGTTATCTATATATCCTTGCCAAAAACTAAAATCCCACATGGTTGGAATATTCTTTTGGGCAGCGTCACTGGCATCCGAATAACTAGGCGATCGCATATCAAGCGGGATATTAAACTTGGTCCCGCGGCGCTCCATGTACGGGTTTTGCAAGGTTGCTTCTACTCCTGCCAGGCCAAACAAACGGATCTGTTCGGCCAATTCCATCCCACCATACATCGCACCCGCAACATCCGCGCCTATGACCTTAATGGTTCCGCCTACTTTTTCTATACTAAACCCCTCGGGTTTTAATCGTTCATCATCCGATCGGATCACAAAGGTAATATCAGCCTTACTATCGTTATTTTCCAACTGCAAAACGCCTTTTCCAGCTAGTTGAATAGCCGATGTTAGCTCCTGAAGGGCAAACTGTACCGGCGGGGGTGCAAGTTCTCCGCTAATCTTGATGTCAGCCTGCTTTGTTGAACAACTGAACAAACAAAGTGCACTGC from Saprospiraceae bacterium encodes:
- a CDS encoding carbohydrate-binding family 6 protein yields the protein MKIAQAPLLNPFIPLMCSALCLFSCSTKQADIKISGELAPPPVQFALQELTSAIQLAGKGVLQLENNDSKADITFVIRSDDERLKPEGFSIEKVGGTIKVIGADVAGAMYGGMELAEQIRLFGLAGVEATLQNPYMERRGTKFNIPLDMRSPSYSDASDAAQKNIPTMWDFSFWQGYIDNLARYRYNFISLWSLHPFPSMVKVPDYPDIALQDVQRSTVDWQEYYHLHGTGLDAPDILANPQTVKQMSIEEKMAFWQKVMKYGKDHNVDFYVVTWNIFVNGTAGQYGITDAIDNPITRDYFRKSVKQMFVTYPDLAGIGLTTGENMGDAGFEEKEDWAFETYAQGVLDAAEEMPDRHFTFIHRQHQAGALAIAEKFKPLRDRDNIEFLFSFKYAAAHVFSATQQHFHQKFVEDIKGMKTIWTLRNDDVYHFRWGAPDFVREFISNIPHEVSRGIYYGSDQWVWGREFLMKDPETPRQLEIVKHWYHWMLWGRLGYNPQLSNERFIQILQDHYPGVAAEKLFAAWQDASMIYPITTGFHWGPLDFQWYIEACKSRPAYAQNETGFHDVNRFISLPPHPKSGFQSIPDFVAMTTSNGSSELSSPLAVATQLHATADKALLNLETLAAGENKALQATLQDIRTMAYLGKYYAHKIAGATQLALYRKTQDQTYQDQALTELTQALSYWEKYTAAAMTQNINPLWTNRVGYVDWIQITEWVKGDIEIAKAG
- a CDS encoding efflux RND transporter permease subunit, coding for MPTRAPFSTLMLFAVLSVVGWGLLPLLNVQYIPSPPGGQLRVSYQWAGATPALIESQVTSPLEGAFALVDGVKRIYSVSGHGQGYIQLDLAEEAALDYLRFEIASKIRQLYPSFPKEVPFPQLSLQRGEEKQEDRPILVYALSGDEQASELYRYAAEVILPQLALESGLQQMTVSGGNRLNWRIGLDEAKMRALQVSPAQIAEALRSHFLATPMGQSTIGTHTTFIQLQTPSASALQAKDLLDIPIQFQKGRLIRLGELGTAQLVEERAYQYYRINGQNSIRILFYPNAQVNTIRLAAAVREKVKALTENLPPSYQLHLEDDATTYLSTELEKIKRRTLLSLGILLLFTLIVYRSWSYLFLIACSLVANLGIAFIAYYFFQVELHLYALAGITVSFGIIIDNTIVMAHHLSTQANRKVFSALLAATLTSMSALVIIFYLPEQWQLNLLDFAKVMMINLAVSLAIAWWFIPALMAYFQTSQKEKAIRFAAQRRGAWIWRTYHRGLSFLLRFRKSMVVATILAFGLPVFMLPNKVEGWHWYNQYLGNDWYVEEIKPIVNRLLGGTLRLFSWYVYEGSSYRQATETVLYIQGSMPQGTTIEQMNAVFHQIDQYLGQYPNEIKQYTTQVSSGQFGQTAIYFQPAHAFHFPHLLKSRLLAYSLNLGGVAWHIYGVGQGFSNANSGSAPSFRTAMYGYNKEELARQAQRFADQLLLHPRIQEVNTEANINWWEKKLYQYDLQWQNETMAALQLRPQQLVNFLQGYNQHPKTILSLPSGQTIQWAYLDASDKNLWNLQHSTQPLDSAMIRFADLAQLEKKQMSNALHKENQQYIRQVAFDYTGSARFGSLYLDEVIDQMRKEMPLGYAIKRQSHSFYQQEQQKLYGLLPLVIGLIFFICAIHFESLRQAWNIILLIPISFIGIFMTFYWFDFPFDQGGYTAFILLSGLVVNSLILILSDYNRLRQQFSKRTALGLYLKAFRQKITPILLSILSTGLGLIPFLLDGEQEVFWFALAVGTIGGLVFSVFVLLFITPVFYVRL